In the genome of Chryseobacterium sp. 52, the window GATTACTTGGATATAAAAAAGGAGATATCTACGATGCTATAGGTTTCAACAAAAAAGTAGGAGAAGACGGAGGTAAAGAAGATGATTCAGATATCAAGTCTGTATACATGAATAACGGGTACCTTTTCTCTAACGTAACACCAGTTGAAAAATCGGTGTCAGGAGATGCTGTAAATCTGGAAATCAGAATTAATGAAGGAGAACAGGCAACTTGGAATAAAGTGACCTGGCAGGGAAATACCACTACCCATGACCATGTTGTACTTCGTGCTTTAAGAACAAAACCAGGTGAGCTTTTCAAAAAAACAGAGATTAAAAGAACATATTTTGATCTGGCGGGAATGTCTTTCTTTGATCCACAGCAGGTAGGTCAGGATATTCAGCCAAATCAAGTGGATAATACGGTAGATATCAACTGGAAATTGGTTGAAAAAGGTTCTTCTCAGGTTCAGTTACAGGCAGGTTACGGAGGTAACAGCTTTATCGGAACATTGGGACTTACGTTCAACAACTTCTCTTTGAAAAATTTCCTTAAATTTAAAGACTTTAAGCCGGTACCACAGGGAGATGGGCAAACTTTATCTATCCAGGCACAGGCAGGTCAGTATTTCCAGAACTACGGGATTTCATTTACTGAGCCATGGTTGTTTGGAACAAGACCTACTGCTCTTTCAGTAAGTTTAAACACTTCCAGAGTAAAGTATAACGATAACAGTGGTAATGACCAGAAATTGAATATCTTCTCCGCATCAGTAGGATTAAACAGACTATTGAACTGGCCGGATGACTATTTCTCATTATACACAGGACTTCAGTTTCAAAAATATACATTCAATAACTACCCGTTCCAGTTTGGAGAGACTACGGAATACTACGGTAATGCCAATAACTTAAGTCTTAACGTAGGTTTAAGCCGAAACTCAGCAGGTATTGACCCTATCTTCCCGACCACGGGTTCAAATATTGAACTTTCTGCGAAAATGACTTTACCGTATTCATTGTTTAGTAATAAAGATTATTCTACAATGTCACCGGTTGATAAATACAAGTGGATGGAATTCTACAAGATCAAGTTCAAGGCTGACGTATACAACGAGGTTATCGGAAAACTGGTACTGAGATCTTCTGCAGAAATGGGATTCATGGATGGATATAGCAAGAAACTTGGTGCTCCGCCATTCGAAAGATTCTATGTTGGAGGTACAGGTTTATTTGGAGGTAGATATGACGGTCGTGAATTGATTCCTTTGAGAGGATATGAAAATGCTTCTACATATGGAGGAGAGGCAGAAGATATTACCCAAAGAGGAGGAGGTACCATCTACAACAGATTTACATTAGAATTAAGATATCCAATCTCAATGAACCAAACCGCTAAGATCTATGCACTTACATTCGCTGAAGGAGGTAACGTATGGAACAGCTGGGGTAAATATAACCCATTTGAATTGAAAAGATCAGTAGGTGTTGGTGTAAGGGTATATATGGGAGCTTTTGGTTTGATCGGATTTGACTTTGCTTACGGATTTGATCAGACAATGTCCAAAACAGGCCCACATGGAAACCAAACACACTTCTTGATGAACCAATCATTATAATACACATACATGAAAAGCTTTAAAATCATTTTCACATTTGTTTCGCTTCTGCTCTTTGGGATATCCAATGCCCAAAAAGTAGGGATAGTAGATACTGAATATATTTTAAATAAATTACCCCAGTATAAAGAATC includes:
- a CDS encoding outer membrane protein assembly factor gives rise to the protein MKFRLLPIIMFAASAHFYGQVTPQDSTKVNSAVHAENEAGTYTLKDIVVDGVKKYTPAQILRFTGLTKGEVVDIPGQKISNAVKKLWDTQSFSEVEVYVQSIEGQTIILRFYLEDLKELGEIKFKGKGIGKSKNEKLIKDNNLKPGTKITQNLISSLKTKVPKDFVKKGFADAKITIQDKVNANDPSMVDWTINLDKGKRIKIDHIEFEGNEGITDAKLRQKAFKETKQKRFGIGGILKSSKFIEEKYQEDKQSLVSYYNSLGYRDAAIVSDSVWRNKRNNYEINVKLKEGKKYYIGDVTFTGNTVYSTEYLQRLLGYKKGDIYDAIGFNKKVGEDGGKEDDSDIKSVYMNNGYLFSNVTPVEKSVSGDAVNLEIRINEGEQATWNKVTWQGNTTTHDHVVLRALRTKPGELFKKTEIKRTYFDLAGMSFFDPQQVGQDIQPNQVDNTVDINWKLVEKGSSQVQLQAGYGGNSFIGTLGLTFNNFSLKNFLKFKDFKPVPQGDGQTLSIQAQAGQYFQNYGISFTEPWLFGTRPTALSVSLNTSRVKYNDNSGNDQKLNIFSASVGLNRLLNWPDDYFSLYTGLQFQKYTFNNYPFQFGETTEYYGNANNLSLNVGLSRNSAGIDPIFPTTGSNIELSAKMTLPYSLFSNKDYSTMSPVDKYKWMEFYKIKFKADVYNEVIGKLVLRSSAEMGFMDGYSKKLGAPPFERFYVGGTGLFGGRYDGRELIPLRGYENASTYGGEAEDITQRGGGTIYNRFTLELRYPISMNQTAKIYALTFAEGGNVWNSWGKYNPFELKRSVGVGVRVYMGAFGLIGFDFAYGFDQTMSKTGPHGNQTHFLMNQSL